The Streptomyces sp. M92 nucleotide sequence GACCGCCGCCGGTGGCCGCGGACGGTTCCGTGGTGGCCGGGTACGACTGCGGCGTGGCGTGCTGTCCCGGGGCAGCGGGCGTCTGTCGTGCCGAAGGGCCCTGGGGGTCGGTCTGCGGTGTGGGTGGCACGCCCCCGGTGGCGCCTTGGACCGCGGCCGCGCCGGGGTCGTGCGCCGAGGCGGTGGCGGGCCGGGAGCGGTCCCCGTCCGGCGTGCGGGGCGAGGGGGCCGGCACCGAACGGGCCAGGCCGCGGGCCACCGCGTCCTGGATGTCGCCGGCGAGGCGGTGGGCCTCGGGCAGCTTCTGGTCGGCGAACAGCTCGGCGAGCCCGCCCGCGTAGCCCTGGCCGACGGCGCGCACCTTCCAGGCGCCCTGGCGTCGGTAGAGCTCCAGCGCGACGACGGCGGACTCGGCCTCCAGGCCGGTGAGGGTGTAACTGGCGACCTCCTCGCCGTCGAGGCCCGTGACGGCGACGAAGGGGGCGGCCACGGCTCCGAAGCGGGCAGGGCCCTGGCCGCCGACGGGCAGAGCGAGCAGCACGCTGACGCGGTGCACGGCGTCCGGCACCGCGTCCAGGTCGACCGCGAGGCGGTGGTCGGCGGCGGCCTGCCGGGAGACCTCCAGCCCCGGCAGGGTGGGTGTGCCCGGGTGGGCCACCCGTTCCACGTCGTGGACCTCGCCGTTCTCGTCGCCGAGCGTGGCTCCGACCACGACCGGCGTGCCGGCCGAGACCCGGATCTCCAGACGGGCCCGGGGAAGCGGGTGGTTCTGCCCCCGCGTCAGCTCGGCCGTCATCGCCTTTCCCCCTGTGTCACTCGTGCCCACTCGTGCGTCCGTGGCACGCGCGCGGCGGCCGTGTTTTGCGTCCGTTACAGGACCGGCAGGATCGCGGGCATCAGGTCCTGGAAGGTGCGGCCGTTGGCCGGGGAGCCGATGGCGGTCATCGACCAGCCCTGCCCCACCCGGTGCACCTTCGCCATGATCTGGGCCGTGAAGGCGCCGCCGCCGGCCAGCGTGTAGCGGGCGAGCTCCTGCCCGTTGGTCTCGTCGACCAGGCGGCAGAACGCGTTCTGCACTTCCTGGAAGGTCTGGCCCGTGAAGGAGTTCACGGTGAAGACGATCTGATCGATGTGGACCGGGACGCGCTGCAGGTCGACGAGGATCGCCTCGTCGTCACCGCCCTGGCCGACCCCGCCGACGAGGTTGTCCCCGGTGTGGCGCACCGAGCCGTCGTCGCTCACCAGGTGGCGGAAGAAGACGACGTCGACGGGCTGCTTGTCCGCGAACAGGACTGCGGAGGCGTCCAGGTCGATCTCCCGCGTGCGGGAACCGAACAGACCGCGCCGGGGAGCCGCCTGCCAGCCGAGACCCATGCGCACCGACGTCAGGCTGCCGCCGTCGTCCTTCTGCAGACTGATGGCCTGACCCTTGGTCATATTGACGGTCACGCGCTGATCCCCTCTCGAACTGTCCCCTGTTGCCGCGGCGCCCGCGGTTGACCAGAACCCTACGCAGGGGCACTGACAGCGCCCCACCCAGGAGCGCACTTTGTGTCGGTCTTGCAACACAGCGCGTGCCCGGGTGGGCCGTCAGGCCAGACCTGCCTCCTTCATCTGGCGCAGTTCCTTCTTCATCTCGGAGACCTCGTCGCGCAGCCGGGCCGCGATCTCGAACTGGAGGTCCGCGGCGGCGGCCCGCATACGCGTGGTGAGGTCCTCGATCTGCGCGGCCAGCTCCGCCGCCGGACGGTCGGTCACCGGCGTCTCCTTGGCCTTCCCCCTGCCCTTGCCCGCCTTGCCGCCGGTTGCCGCCTCGCCGCCGAGGGACGGCACAGGGGCCTTGGCCCCCTTGCCCTCCTTGGCCTGGCGGTAGCCCGAGCCGAGCAGTTGCTCGGTGTCGATGTCCTCGCGGGCGATCTGCGCGACGATGTCGTTGATCTTCTTGCGGAGGGGCTGCGGGTCGATGCCGTTCGCCTGGTTGAACGCGATCTGCTTCTCGCGGCGGCGGTTGGTCTCGTCGATCGCCTTCTCCATCGCCGGCGTGATCTTGTCGGCGTACATGTGGACCTGGCCGGACACATTGCGCGCGGCGCGGCCGATGGTCTGGATCAGCGAGGTGCCGGAGCGCAGGAAGCCCTCCTTGTCGGCGTCCAGGATCGCCACCAGGGAGACCTCCGGCAGGTCGAGGCCCTCCCTGAGCAGGTTGATGCCGACCAGGACGTCGTACTCGCCGGCGCGCAGCTCACGCAGCAGCTCGACGCGGCGCAGGGTGTCGACGTCGCTGTGCAGGTAGCGGACCTGGATACCGAGCTCCAGGAAGTAGTCGGTGAGGTCCTCGGCCATCTTCTTGGTGAGCGTGGTGACCAGGACGCGCTCGTCCTTCTCGGTCCGGGTGCGGATCTCGTGCACCAGGTCGTCGATCTGGCCCTCGGTGGGCTTGACGACGACCTCCGGGTCGACGAGGCCCGTGGGGCGGATGATCTGCTCGACGGCCCCGTCCGAACGGGACAGCTCGTAGGCGCCGGGAGTGGCCGACAGGTACACGGTCTGACCGATGCGCTCCTGGAACTCCTCCCACTTCAGCGGGCGGTTGTCGAGGGCGGAGGGCAGCCGGAAACCGTGGTCGACCAGGGTCCGCTTGCGGGAGGCGTCACCCTCGTACATGGCGCCGATCTGCGGCACGGTGACGTGCGACTCGTCGATGACGAGGAGGAAGTCGTCCGGGAAGTAGTCCAGCAGGGTGTTCGGCGGGGAGCCGGGCGAGCGGCCGTCGAAGTGCATCGAGTAGTTCTCCACGCCGGAGCAGGAGCCGATCTGGCGGAGCATCTCGATGTCGTACGTGGTGCGCATCCGCAGCCGCTGCGCCTCCAGGAGCTTGCCCTGCTTCTCCAGCTCGGTCAGGCGCTCGGCGAGCTCCTTCTCGATGTCGTTGACCGCCCGCTCCAGGCGCTCCGGGCCCGCGACGTAGTGGGAGGCCGGGAAGACGTACAGCTGCTGGTCGTCGCTGATGATCTCGCCGGTGACCGGGTGGAGGGTGGACAGGGCCTCGATCTCGTCGCCGAACATCTCGATGCGGACGGCGAGCTCCTCGTAGACCGGGAAGATCTCGATGGTGTCGCCGCGCACCCGGAAGGTGCCGCGGGTGAAGGCCATGTCGTTGCGCGTGTACTGGATGTCCACGAAGCGGCGCAGCAGCTCGTCCCGGTCGTACTCCTCGCCGACCCGGAGGGGGACCATGCGGTCCACGTACTCCTGCGGGGTGCCGAGTCCGTAGATGCAGGAGACGGAGGCGACCACGACGACGTCACGGCGGGTGAGCAGCGAGTTGGTCGCGGAGTGGCGCAGCCGCTCCACCTCCTCGTTGATCGAGGAGTCCTTCTCGATGTAGGTGTCCGACTGGGGGACGTAGGCCTCGGGCTGGTAGTAGTCGTAGTACGAGACGAAGTATTCGACGGCGTTGTTCGGCAGGAGCTCGCGGAACTCGTTCGCCAGCTGGGCGGCCAGGGTCTTGTTCGGCGCCATCACGAGGGTGGGGCGCTGGATCTTCTCGATCATCCACGCGGTGGTGGCGGACTTGCCGGTGCCGGTGGCGCCGAGCAGGACGACGTCCTTCTCACCCGCCTGGACACGCCGTGCCAGCTCGGCGATGGCCGCCGGCTGGTCGCCGTTGGGCTGGTAGGGGCTGACGACCTCGAAGGGCGCCACCGTGCGTTCGATCTGGGAAACGGGCCGCATGGGTTCCACCGTACGGCCACCCACTGACAACCGGCCCGGATCAGCGGTTCTGCGGGGTGCGGGAGCGGCGGTGCGCGAGGGGGTGGCGGGTGCGGAGGGCGGGGCGGCGCACCGGGCGGGGGACGGTGCGCGGGGCAGCGGTGTGGGCGGGGACGCCCGGCTTCCGCTCGACTGGCGCCCCTGCGGGCTTCCCCGTGACCATCAGCGGATCGAACATCACCACCACGGCGGCGAGGAGGAGGAGGGCGAGGGGGCCGATCAGCATCGGGGCGAGCAGTTCGGCCGGGGACCCGCCGGTGCCGGGGTCGTTCGTGCCGTGGACGTGGACCTCCAGGGCGGCCATGCCGGTGTAGTGCATGCCGGTGACGGCCAGCCCCATGACGAGGCTGGCTCCGACGCTCCACAGGAAGCCCCGGACCTGTCCGGCCGCCCACAGGGCGGCGGTGGCGGCGGCCATGGCTATGACGACGGACACGGCCACGGTGAAGGTGTTGTACGTCAGCTGCCCGTCCAGGCGCATGCCCGCCATGCCCAGGTAGTGCATCGAGGCGATGCCCAGACCGGTGATGGTGCCGCCGGTGAACAGGGCCGTTCCCCGCGCCCCCCGGTAGCCGACGATGAAGACCCCCACGCCCACCATGACGATGGCGACGGCCAGGCTGACGAAGGTCAGCAGCCAGTCATAGCGGACCGGCGTGTGTTCGATCGTGAACCCCATCATCGCGATGAAGTGCATGGTCCAGATCCCGGAACCGATCGCCGCCGAGCCGAGGGCGAGCCATCCGGGACGCCAGGAGCTGGTGACCCGCAGGGTCCGGGTGGTGCAGCGCAGCCCGAGGGCACCGCCGAGGCAGGCCATGAGGTAGGCCACCAGCGGTGTGACCAGTCCGTAACTGAATCCGTCGACCGTGCCTTGCATCTGCGGCCGCCCTTCCGCGTTCTTGCTGCCCGGATACACCCCGGAATGTCCTGATGCGCACCCCATCCCAGAGCCGAACGAACGGCCAGGGCCGAGGCAGAGAGTATGACGCCCACCGGAATGGTCGAACGATTCTCCTGCAAAGAATCACGGCCTTGCCCCACTTGTGCCGCCCCGGTGAGCGGAGTTGAGCATTTCCATTCAGCCCGCGGCCACTCCGCACCCCTCTCCCGTTGACTCACCGGTGTCACAGTATTGCTGTCCGTGATCGCTCGACGCGAGGAGCACGCATGTACGCACGCGCAGTCGCCGTGACGACCACCGCGTTCCTGGGGGTGGCCCTGCTGACCCCCCTCTCCCACGCCCGGGCCCCCCAGATCGGTGAGGACGACGGGCCCGTGGTCGTCGCCCACCGGGGCGCTTCCGGGTACGCGCCGGAGAACACGCTGGCCGCCGTGGACCGGGCCGCCGAGCTGGGCATCCGCTGGGTCGAGAACGACGTCCAGCGCACCAGGGACGGCGAACTCGTGGTCCTCCACGACGACAGCCTGCGGCGCACGACCGACGTGGAGGAGGTCTTCCCCGACCGCTCTCCGTGGAAGGTGAAGGACTTCACCGCCGCGGAGATCGCCAGGCTGGACGCCGGGAGCTGGTTCGGTCCCGAGTACGCGGGCGCGCGCGTGCCGACGCTGGAGCAGTACGTGGAGCGCGTGGAGGACAACCACCAGAAACTGCTCCTGGAACTGAAGAATCCCGGGCTGTACCCGGGCATCGAGGAGCAGACCCTCAAGGTGCTCGCCAACGAGGGCTGGCTCGACCGGCGGCACGTGGCGGGCCGACTGGTCGTGCAGAGCTTCAGTGCGGACAGCATCCGGACCGTCCACGAGCTCAAGCCGGCCGTCAAGACCGGATTCCTCGGCACGCCGTCCGTGTCGGACCTGCCCGAGTACGCGGAGTTCGCCGACCAGATCAATCCCTCACACGGCTCGCTCTCCATGAGCTACGTCTCCTCGGTCCACGCGTTCACGGGGCCGCACGGCCGTCCGCTGGAGGTCCTCACCTGGACGGTCGACGACGCGGCCACCGCCCGGCGGGTGGCCGGGTACGACGTCGACGGCATCATCACCAACAAGCCCGACGTGGTGCGCGAGGCCGTGGGTGAGGACGGGGACGAGGACCGGGGCGGTCTCCTCACCGGTTGGTGACCCGTTGTCAGTGGCCGGCCGTACCGTGGGCGCATGGACAGCAATGGGCAGTACGAGCAGCGGATCGTGTGGACCGTCATCGACACCGGCATCGGTCCACTGCTGCTGGCCGCCACCCGCGACGGCCTGGTCAACGTCGTGTTCCACGCCACCGGCGCCGTGCGCCGCAAGGCCCTCGAAAGACTGGCGGCCCGGCTCGGCACGGAGCCCGTCGAGGCGCCCGGCTCCCCTCTGCTGACCGAGGCGATACGGCAGATGGAGGCGTACTTCGCGGGCCGGCGTCGTGATTTCGACCTGCCGCTGGACTGGTCGCTGATCTCGGGCTTCAACCGGGAGGTGCTGCGCGAGCTGGTGTCCGGCGTCCGGTACGGCTCGGTCGTCGGTTACGGCGACCTCGCCGGCCGGGTCGGTCAGCCGGGCGCCGCTCAGGCGGTGGGCACGGCCATGGGGGCCAATCCGCTGCCGGTCGTGGTGCCGTGCCACCGGGTCGTCGGGAGTGACGGCGGCATCGGCGGGTTCGGGGGCGGCGTGGACACCAAGCGGCAGTTGCTCGCGCTGGAGGGCGTGTTGCCGGAGCCGCTGTTCTGACCGACCGGCCGCCCTGCGTGGCGGTGGGCCGGGGCTACTCGTAGTGCCGCGCCTCGATGATGTTGCCGTCCGGATCCGGGAAGTAGAAGCTGCGCTTCGCCAGGCCGCGTGCGCCGTAGGAATCGTGCGCGAGCTCGGACACCGGAACGGACTGCTCCGTCAGGCGGGCGCGGAGTGCGTCGAAGTCGTGCGGTGACAGGGACACGCAGATGTGGTTGACGGGGTGGCCCGCGCTCGTGTCGGCGCCGGGGACCATTCGCATCCGTTCCGCCATGGAGCGGGGCGCGAGATCGAGGATGGTCTCCTCGTTGAGGCGCACGGAGGGAAAGCTCACGGTTCCCGCGGCGTACTCGGTGACCCGCAGGGGCTCCGTCCCCAGGGTCTTCTCGTAGAACTGGGCCGCGGCGACCGGATCGCGCACCCAGAGGACTACGTGGTCGAGGCGTGTCGTGTGGTCCGTCATGCGCTCAGACGTCATGCGCCCAGGCTCCTTTCCTCCCGAGCGCACCGCAAGAGGCCGATGGTGGAGCCGGGGGGAAGTCCGGCCCACCCCCGGGTGCGGGTTTGGCCCGCACCCGTGCCCGCCAGAGATGAGGAAGGACCGACGACAGGAGGCGGACGCGTGACCCTGGTGGTGTCGGAAGAGGTACGGGCGGCGATCGGCGCGCGGCGCCCCGTGGTGGCCCTGGAGTCCACGATCATCGCGCACGGGTTGCCACGCCCCCGCAACCTGCGGGTGGCGCGGGAACTGGAGGAGGCGGTCCGGGAGGAGGGCGCGGTACCGGCGACGATCGCCGTGCTGGACGGACGGCCGCACGTCGGCCTGGACAAACAGCAGTTGGAGCGGGTCGCGACCGAGGAAGGCATCCGCAAGCTGGGCCACCGGGACCTGCCGCTCGCGGTGGCCACCGGCGCGAGCGGAGCCACCACCGTGTCGGCGACCGCCCTGCTGGCGGAGCTGGCCGGGGTGCGGGTGTTCGCGACCGGCGGCCTCGGCGGCGTGCACCGGCAGTGGACGGCCACGCAGGACGAGTCCGCCGACCTGGGCCTGCTGGCCCGCACCCGGATCACGGTGGTCTGCGCCGGAGTGAAGTCCATCCTGGACGTACCGGCGACCCTGCAGCGACTGGAGACGCTGGGCATCGCGGTGGCCGGCTTCGGTACGGACCGTTTCCCCGGCTTCTACCTGTCCGACTCGGGACACCCGGTGGACTGGACGCTGGACACCCCGGCGCAGGTGGCAGCCGTCATGCGGGCGCAGGACTCGCTGCGCGGCCCGCGGTCCGCGCTCGTGGTCGCCAACCCCGTCCCCGAGGAGGAGCAGCTGGATCCCGCGCTCCACGCGCGGGTGCTCGCCGACGCGCTGCGGGCGTGCGACGCAGAGGGGATCAGCGGCCAGGCGGTCACCCCCTTCCTCCTCGCCCATCTGGTCCGGCACACCGACGGGGCGTCACTGAAGGCCAATCTGGCGGCGGTGCGCGGCAACGTACGGCTGGCGGCTCGCGTCGCGGCGGCCTGGGCCGGAGCATGACCGCGGGACGGGGCGGCGCGCTGCTGGTGGTCGGGGACGTGGTGACGGACGTCGTCGCCCGGCACCGGGGACCGTTGGCCGCCGGCACGGACACGGCCGCCGCGATCCGCCGACTGCCCGGCGGGGCGGGTGCCAACGTGGCCTGCTGGGCCGCGTACGCCGGGTGCCGGGACGTCCGGCTGCTGGGACGGGTCGGTTCGGACGCGGCGGACTGGCACCGGCGGGAGCTGACGGCCCTCGGCGTGCGTCCCCACCTGGTCGTCGACTCGGACGCACCGACGGGGACGGTGATCTGCCTGGTCGACGCGGGCGCCTCGGCCGAGCGGACGTTCCTCACGGACAGCGGGGCATCCCTGCGGCTGGCGCCCGGCGACTGGTCGGACACGCTGCTCGACGGTGCCGCCCGGCTGCATCTGTCGGGCTACCTCCTGTTCTCGGAGCCGAGCCGCGCCCTGGTGCCGGTCGCCTTGGCCGCCGCACACGCGCGTGGGGTCCCGGTGAGTCTGGACCCGGCATCGGCGGGGTTCCTCACCGAGCTGGGCGTCGACCGGTTCCTCGACCTGGTCGAGGGAGTGGACGTCCTGCTCCCGAGCCGTGACGAGGCGTGCCTGCTGACCGGGTTGCCCGACCCGGTCGACGCCGCGGCGAAGCTGAGCCGGCACGTTCCGTCGGTGATCGTCAAACAGGGCGCGGAGGGGGCCCTGGTCGCCCGGGCCGGCACCGTGTGCGCGCGGGTCCCCGCCGTCCCGGCGTCGCCACGGGACAGTACCGGCGCCGGCGACGCCTTCACCGGAGCGTTCCTCGCCGCCCTCCTCACGGGCGCGGCTCCCGGGGAGGCGGCCGCCGCGGGGTGCCGGGCGGGGGCGAGGGCGGTCGAGCGGGTAGGGGCGAGGCCTCCGGGGGCGGCGGACTGAGGACCGGGGCGCGGCTTCGGGCCGGGTAACTCACGCGTGGCTTCCGTGGGCCGTCGGCACGCCCGAGCCCAGCGGGTACCGCTTCGTTCGGGAGGGCGGGAATCCCGTGGACCCTTGGCTGCTCGCGGCGCGCGTCGTACGTGGCCGACGTCAGCCGTCGGCCGGCCCGGGTGCCGCTCCCCTATGCCTTGCGTCCCCACGCGGAGATCATCGGCGCCGTCGCCAGGTCCATGCTGCCCGATGCCACGTTCGCGAGGTGCCGGTCGATGTCGTCGTGGGTGGCCGCACCCGCGGCGACCAGTTGGTCGCGGACCTGACGGACCGTCGCGGACTCCAGAGCGGCGCACGCGGGCGAGGTGACCGGGAAGTAGGCGTCGGCCTCCACTCGGCGCAGCCCTGCCTCCCGCAGCAGACGCGGGATGCGGCGGCCGTAGGACAGGTCGGCCCCGCGACGGGCCAGCAACTGGCGGAAGCCGTGCCGCAGCCGGTTGGCCAGTTGCTGCTCGGGACCGTGCTCGTCGGGGCAGAGCAGTGGCTGCAGCGCGGGGTCGGCGTCCTCGACCAGGAGTCGGCCCCCCGGACGCAGGGCCCTGATCATGGAGCGCAATGCCCGCTCGCGGTCCGGCACATGGACCAGGACGAGTCGAGCGTGCACCAAATCGAAGCCCTCGCCCGGCGGTTCCTCCGCGCCCACGTCGTGCACGCGCACCTCGACGGGATGGCGACCGGCCGGTGCGACCCGCGAGGTGTCGATGTCCGTGGCGAGGACCCTGCCGGTCGGCCCCACCCTCTTGGCCAGCCAGGACACCACGGAGGTGCCTCCGGCCCCGACCTCCCAGCAGCGCCACCCGGGCCCCACGCCGAGCGTTTGGAGGTGCCGGAACGTCGTGGGGTCGAAGAGGGTGGCGAAGGCGTCGAAACGCTCTGCCGCCTCGGTCTGCCGGTTGTCGAGGAGGTACCCGTCGGTTCGCGTCATGCGGCGATCATCCCAGTTGTCCCGCTTGCCCGAAGTGGTCGACGCTCCGGCCACGGGACAGGAGGGGACTGGAAGGGGCTCCGCACCACCCGTCCACAGCCGGGAACAAAGCGGAATGCTCCCTTTCCACAGGCTCGACCGCCGTCCGCGCCGGCCTGGCAGACTGGCGCGCCAGGGCGCGGGAAGCACGGCGCGAGGGGACCCACGCGGGGAGACGCGGATGACGATGGCAGGCAATCTGCGGAAGGTCACGGGCCTGGGACGGACCGGCGGCCTCCGCAAGGTGGCACGGCTGGCCCGGCGGCGCCCGCGGGTGGACCTGAGCCACCCGGCCCGCTCGCCGCTGGGTTCCTCGGTGGTGAACTGCGTGACCTACCGGGACGGTGTCCGCACCCCCGAGGCAGGCGACCCGGCCCGGGTGGTGGAGCGGATGCGCAGCCGGGGAGACGGTTTCGTCTGGCTGGGTCTGCACGAGCCGACGGACCAGGAGTTCGCGGGCGTGGCGGACCTCTTCGACCTGCATCCACTGGCGGTCGAGGACGCGATCGAGGCCCACCAGCGCCCGAAGGTGGAGCGGTACGACGAGACGCTCTTCGCCGTGTTCAAGACCGTCTGCTACGTGGAGCACGAGCAGCTCACGGCCACGAGCGAGGTGGTGAGCACCGGCGAGATCATGGTCTTCGTCGGCCGGGACTTCGTGATCACCGTGCGGCACGGACGGCACGGCTCGCTGGGCCCCCTCCGGGAGGGACTGGAGTCCGACCCGGTGCAGCTCGCCAAGGGGCCGTCCGCGGTGCTGCACGCGATCGCGGACCACGTGGTGGACGCCTTCCTCAGTGCGATCGAGGCGTTCCAGGCGGACATCGACCAGGTCGAGACGGAGGTGTTCGCGGAGCACGGGGCGCGGGTCGACCCGGGCCGGATCTACCAGCTCAAACGGGAACTCCTGGAGCTGCGGCGGGCCGTGGTGCCGCTCGGCCGGCCGCTGGACGAGCTGGCCACGCGGCCGGTCCGGGTGGTCGAGCCGGACATACAGGCGTACTTCCGGGACGTCGCCGACCATCTCCTGCGAGCCGCGGAGCAGATCGCGGCGTTCGACGAACTGCTCAACTCCATCCTCCAGGCGCACCTCGCCCGGGTGACGGTCGCGCAGAACGAGGACATGCGGAAGATCACCGCCTGGGCCGCGATCATCGCCGTGCCCACGATGGTCTGCGGGGTGTACGGCATGAACTTCGACCACATGCCGGAACTCGGCTGGCGGTACGGCTACGGCATGGTCATCGCCGTCATAGCCGTCGCCTGCGTGACGCTGCACCGGGGGTTCAGGCGCAACGGCTGGCTCTGAGCGTTGGCGGACCCGGCCGGCGGATCAGCCGTTCCACGCGGGGTGCCGCGGATCATCGGTGCGCACCAGGACGTCGGCGGTGGCCGAGGGGTCGGTCTCCTCCTCGTAGCGCTCGAAGGCGGGGAGGGTCCAGTGCTCGGAGTCGGGAGTGCGGCGTCGCAGGGCCCCGGGGGTCAGGACGAGGTGGACACTGAGGTCGAGGGGGAACCAGTGGCGCAGCAGGAAGGGGCCGTGCAGCAGCAGCGCGCCACCGGACGGGAGGTGGACGTAGGGGCTGCGGGTGGCGCGGTCGGTGACCGGGTCCCACAGGTCCGGCAGCACACGTCCGTCCCCGCCGGGTCCGAGCGGGTCGAAGACCTCCCGCCACAGGGCACCGGTGTCGTACCAGCCGCTGTAGTAGGACTCCGCGTCCCGGCGCCCGTACTCCAGGCGGACCGAGGCGGGGCGCAGGAAGCCCTCCGTCCCGACGACGAGGGAGGGGCGGCCGCGGATCCGCAGCGCGTCGGACACCCGCTGGGCGAGTTCGCCGGGGCGGGCGGCCGGGGCGCCGTCGAAGGCGACGCGTGGCCGGTCGCCGCCGTCGGCGGGCTCGAGGTCGAGCAGGCGCTCGGCGAGCAGGTCGCCGAGCCTGTCCCAGGTGATCGCTTCCAGTCGCACCCGCCCATGATGCTCCGCCCACCGGTCCGCCCGCGTGGACGCTCGCACATGCGCCCGCGCCGACCGGCCATGGTCACCATGGCCGCACCGAGGTTGACTCGGGGCATCGACGGCCGCCGGCACCGCGCGGGCATCGACTCGACGGGTGGGAGTTGACAGGACATGATCGACGGACCGTACTTCGTGCTGACGGTGCTGGGCGTGCTCGGCACCGGCCTGACGGCAGGCGTCTTCTGCGCCTTCTCGACGTTCGTGATGCGGGGGCTCGCGGCGCTCCCTCCCGCGCAGGGGGTCGCCGCGATGAACTCGATCAACACGGCCGCGGTGAGGCCGCCGTTCATGCTCGTGTTCCTCGGGACGGCGGTACTGGCCGCGGTGATCGCCGTGG carries:
- a CDS encoding TerD family protein, which encodes MTVNMTKGQAISLQKDDGGSLTSVRMGLGWQAAPRRGLFGSRTREIDLDASAVLFADKQPVDVVFFRHLVSDDGSVRHTGDNLVGGVGQGGDDEAILVDLQRVPVHIDQIVFTVNSFTGQTFQEVQNAFCRLVDETNGQELARYTLAGGGAFTAQIMAKVHRVGQGWSMTAIGSPANGRTFQDLMPAILPVL
- the uvrB gene encoding excinuclease ABC subunit UvrB, whose amino-acid sequence is MRPVSQIERTVAPFEVVSPYQPNGDQPAAIAELARRVQAGEKDVVLLGATGTGKSATTAWMIEKIQRPTLVMAPNKTLAAQLANEFRELLPNNAVEYFVSYYDYYQPEAYVPQSDTYIEKDSSINEEVERLRHSATNSLLTRRDVVVVASVSCIYGLGTPQEYVDRMVPLRVGEEYDRDELLRRFVDIQYTRNDMAFTRGTFRVRGDTIEIFPVYEELAVRIEMFGDEIEALSTLHPVTGEIISDDQQLYVFPASHYVAGPERLERAVNDIEKELAERLTELEKQGKLLEAQRLRMRTTYDIEMLRQIGSCSGVENYSMHFDGRSPGSPPNTLLDYFPDDFLLVIDESHVTVPQIGAMYEGDASRKRTLVDHGFRLPSALDNRPLKWEEFQERIGQTVYLSATPGAYELSRSDGAVEQIIRPTGLVDPEVVVKPTEGQIDDLVHEIRTRTEKDERVLVTTLTKKMAEDLTDYFLELGIQVRYLHSDVDTLRRVELLRELRAGEYDVLVGINLLREGLDLPEVSLVAILDADKEGFLRSGTSLIQTIGRAARNVSGQVHMYADKITPAMEKAIDETNRRREKQIAFNQANGIDPQPLRKKINDIVAQIAREDIDTEQLLGSGYRQAKEGKGAKAPVPSLGGEAATGGKAGKGRGKAKETPVTDRPAAELAAQIEDLTTRMRAAAADLQFEIAARLRDEVSEMKKELRQMKEAGLA
- a CDS encoding MHYT domain-containing protein translates to MQGTVDGFSYGLVTPLVAYLMACLGGALGLRCTTRTLRVTSSWRPGWLALGSAAIGSGIWTMHFIAMMGFTIEHTPVRYDWLLTFVSLAVAIVMVGVGVFIVGYRGARGTALFTGGTITGLGIASMHYLGMAGMRLDGQLTYNTFTVAVSVVIAMAAATAALWAAGQVRGFLWSVGASLVMGLAVTGMHYTGMAALEVHVHGTNDPGTGGSPAELLAPMLIGPLALLLLAAVVVMFDPLMVTGKPAGAPVERKPGVPAHTAAPRTVPRPVRRPALRTRHPLAHRRSRTPQNR
- a CDS encoding glycerophosphodiester phosphodiesterase, with the translated sequence MYARAVAVTTTAFLGVALLTPLSHARAPQIGEDDGPVVVAHRGASGYAPENTLAAVDRAAELGIRWVENDVQRTRDGELVVLHDDSLRRTTDVEEVFPDRSPWKVKDFTAAEIARLDAGSWFGPEYAGARVPTLEQYVERVEDNHQKLLLELKNPGLYPGIEEQTLKVLANEGWLDRRHVAGRLVVQSFSADSIRTVHELKPAVKTGFLGTPSVSDLPEYAEFADQINPSHGSLSMSYVSSVHAFTGPHGRPLEVLTWTVDDAATARRVAGYDVDGIITNKPDVVREAVGEDGDEDRGGLLTGW
- a CDS encoding methylated-DNA--[protein]-cysteine S-methyltransferase, with amino-acid sequence MDSNGQYEQRIVWTVIDTGIGPLLLAATRDGLVNVVFHATGAVRRKALERLAARLGTEPVEAPGSPLLTEAIRQMEAYFAGRRRDFDLPLDWSLISGFNREVLRELVSGVRYGSVVGYGDLAGRVGQPGAAQAVGTAMGANPLPVVVPCHRVVGSDGGIGGFGGGVDTKRQLLALEGVLPEPLF
- a CDS encoding VOC family protein; translation: MTDHTTRLDHVVLWVRDPVAAAQFYEKTLGTEPLRVTEYAAGTVSFPSVRLNEETILDLAPRSMAERMRMVPGADTSAGHPVNHICVSLSPHDFDALRARLTEQSVPVSELAHDSYGARGLAKRSFYFPDPDGNIIEARHYE
- a CDS encoding pseudouridine-5'-phosphate glycosidase; protein product: MTLVVSEEVRAAIGARRPVVALESTIIAHGLPRPRNLRVARELEEAVREEGAVPATIAVLDGRPHVGLDKQQLERVATEEGIRKLGHRDLPLAVATGASGATTVSATALLAELAGVRVFATGGLGGVHRQWTATQDESADLGLLARTRITVVCAGVKSILDVPATLQRLETLGIAVAGFGTDRFPGFYLSDSGHPVDWTLDTPAQVAAVMRAQDSLRGPRSALVVANPVPEEEQLDPALHARVLADALRACDAEGISGQAVTPFLLAHLVRHTDGASLKANLAAVRGNVRLAARVAAAWAGA
- a CDS encoding carbohydrate kinase family protein; its protein translation is MTAGRGGALLVVGDVVTDVVARHRGPLAAGTDTAAAIRRLPGGAGANVACWAAYAGCRDVRLLGRVGSDAADWHRRELTALGVRPHLVVDSDAPTGTVICLVDAGASAERTFLTDSGASLRLAPGDWSDTLLDGAARLHLSGYLLFSEPSRALVPVALAAAHARGVPVSLDPASAGFLTELGVDRFLDLVEGVDVLLPSRDEACLLTGLPDPVDAAAKLSRHVPSVIVKQGAEGALVARAGTVCARVPAVPASPRDSTGAGDAFTGAFLAALLTGAAPGEAAAAGCRAGARAVERVGARPPGAAD
- a CDS encoding methyltransferase domain-containing protein, which codes for MTRTDGYLLDNRQTEAAERFDAFATLFDPTTFRHLQTLGVGPGWRCWEVGAGGTSVVSWLAKRVGPTGRVLATDIDTSRVAPAGRHPVEVRVHDVGAEEPPGEGFDLVHARLVLVHVPDRERALRSMIRALRPGGRLLVEDADPALQPLLCPDEHGPEQQLANRLRHGFRQLLARRGADLSYGRRIPRLLREAGLRRVEADAYFPVTSPACAALESATVRQVRDQLVAAGAATHDDIDRHLANVASGSMDLATAPMISAWGRKA
- a CDS encoding magnesium and cobalt transport protein CorA, translated to MTMAGNLRKVTGLGRTGGLRKVARLARRRPRVDLSHPARSPLGSSVVNCVTYRDGVRTPEAGDPARVVERMRSRGDGFVWLGLHEPTDQEFAGVADLFDLHPLAVEDAIEAHQRPKVERYDETLFAVFKTVCYVEHEQLTATSEVVSTGEIMVFVGRDFVITVRHGRHGSLGPLREGLESDPVQLAKGPSAVLHAIADHVVDAFLSAIEAFQADIDQVETEVFAEHGARVDPGRIYQLKRELLELRRAVVPLGRPLDELATRPVRVVEPDIQAYFRDVADHLLRAAEQIAAFDELLNSILQAHLARVTVAQNEDMRKITAWAAIIAVPTMVCGVYGMNFDHMPELGWRYGYGMVIAVIAVACVTLHRGFRRNGWL